From the Bacillus sp. E(2018) genome, the window TCATAAACCTTGTTTTAAACGTTAAGCCTAAAGCCACATACACGACACCGATCAAAGCAATCATCCCTAGCGGCAATGTGATACCGGCTGCCACAAAGATTACCGACCCTATGAGTCCAATCAGAATTCCTGGTAGCAATGAGAATATTAAATTATCAATGACGGGATGCACGCGCACTTTAAATTCTTTTCTCTCTCGTTTCACACGTTTTAATCCAATTAAGAAAGCAACAAGAATAAAACCGTAAAAAAGCGGGTGTAAAAAAAGCAGCAGCATGCCCTGAAGTAATTCTTTCACAAAGGTGTCTGTCATGTGCGGTCTCTTCCTTTCTCCTCTTTTAATTCATCCACTTTTTCTTCAATACGTTTCAATCTTCTATCCGAACTCACAGCTCGCTTCACTAATAAACCAACTCCAACGATGATGGCAATTAGAATTAAAAACATTACCAGCTGATAAAGCACATCTCCAACATTCAATGACTGCATATTGTCTACCCCTTTAGAACATCACAAAGGATTTTATCCTTTAAATCATTCACTTTTACTAAATTCATTTTCCCCATTTGAAATACCAGTAAAATTATTATGTGTTTTTTTGGTTCGTTAGCTTCTTAGAATAGTTGATTGGAGCGCAAGGTGCGAGACTCCTGCGGGACAGGCCGGCAGGTGAGACA encodes:
- a CDS encoding DUF4083 family protein, encoding MQSLNVGDVLYQLVMFLILIAIIVGVGLLVKRAVSSDRRLKRIEEKVDELKEEKGRDRT